From Mycteria americana isolate JAX WOST 10 ecotype Jacksonville Zoo and Gardens chromosome 4, USCA_MyAme_1.0, whole genome shotgun sequence, one genomic window encodes:
- the SH3BP2 gene encoding SH3 domain-binding protein 2 isoform X3 has protein sequence MPERGHKLLMALSSQRKQSFGETVSRKTMCRSGTVTRTMASEEQVWPVPMKAIGAQNLLTMPGGVTKSGYLHKKGGTQLQILKWPLRFVIIHEGCIYYFKSSTSASPQGAFSLNGYNRVMRAAEETTSSNVFPFKLVHISKKHRTWFFSASSEDERKNWMLSLRREIDHYHEKKETITEFSDSGSDADSFYGSVERPIDIKYSHHSADNEDYDQEEEDESYLQPDTSDIVKDDMVLPPAYPPPPVPHVRKAAYSESKANSFSGKSTVSVPPPPPKRSLPDIKLEDVLNVRESQLQCRAEPNLKIQSSSWRLSEQLPPVPPVPLFKKPMCVKEPCLLPPEPLPLAQVLATPEGCEKLKTLNLSPRTPPPLPSSKPKLSQFTEKPVEPKVPREPGKPGLFVPPVLPKLPVPSHQPPGIKPRPEKSSCPQLQRSPPDGQSFRSFSFEKPALPSKPNQPDDDDSDGDYEKVALPASVFLNTSESFEVERTFKASSPRGQPQNGLYCIRNSSTKPGKVLVVWDESAEKVRNYRIFEKDCKFYLDSDIMFLSMGSLVEYYSTHVLPGHDSLLLRCPYGYSKPR, from the exons ATGCCTGAGAGGGGTCATAAGCTATTAATGGCTTTGTCATCACAAAGGAAACAATCATTCGGTGAAACTGTCAGCAGAAAAACTATGTGTCGATCAGGCACCGTCACCAG AACGATGGCCTCAGAGGAGCAGGTCTGGCCAGTCCCAATGAAGGCAATTGGAGCACAAAACCTTTTGACAATGCCTGGAGGAGTGACCAAATCAGGGTATCTTCATAAAAAAGGAGGCACCCAGCTGCAGATCTTGAAGT GGCCATTGAGATTTGTGATTATCCATGAGGGATGTATTTACTATTTTAAGAGCAGCACATCTGCATCTCCACAGGGTGCATTTTCTTTGAATGGTTACAACAG GGTTATGCGGGCAGCTGAGGAGACAACATCCAGCAATGTGTTTCCTTTCAAGTTAGTTCACATTAGCAAGAAGCACAGGACgtggtttttttcagcttcttctgaagatgaaagaaag aATTGGATGCTATCCCTGAGGAGGGAAATTGATCACTACcatgagaagaaagaaacaataacagAATTCAG TGACTCTGGTTCTGATGCAGACAGTTTCTATGGCTCAGTAGAACGTCCCATTGACATCAAGTATTCTCATCATTCAGCAGATAATGAAG ATTATGaccaggaggaagaggatgagtcTTACTTGCAGCCAGATACTTCTGACATAGTGAAAGACG ataTGGTCCTGCCCCCAGCCTACCCGCCTCCACCAGTTCCTCATGTCAGAAAAGCTGCCTACTCAGAATCAAAAGCAAATTCCTTTTCTGGCAAATCTACTGTGTCAGTACCACCACCGCCTCCTAAAAGAAGCTTACCTGATATCAAACTAGAGGATGTCTTAAACGTGAGAGAATCCCAGTTACAGTGCCGAGCTGAACCTAATCTAAAGATTCAGTCCTCAAGCTGGAGACTAAGTGAACAGCTGCCCCCTGTACCCCCTGTACCTCTTTTCAAAAAGCCTATGTGTGTCAAAGAACCTTGCTTATTGCCTCCAGAGCCTCTGCCTCTAGCTCAAGTTCTTGCTACTCCAGAAGGATGCGAGAAGCTAAAAACCTTAAACCTTTCACCACGAACTCCTCCTCCACTACCAAGCAGTAAACCCAAGCTGTCGCAGTTTACTGAAAAACCAGTAGAGCCCAAAGTGCCGAGAGAACCTGGTAAACCTGGACTGTTTGTGCCACCAGTACTCCCAAAGCTACCTGTGCCAAGCCATCAGCCCCCTGGAATCAAGCCTAGACCAGAGAAGTCTTCATGTCCTCAGTTACA GAGATCACCACCAGATGGACAGAGTTTTAGAAGCTTCTCATTTGAAAAACCAGCACTACCCTCCAAGCCAAACCAACCTGATGATGATGATTCTGATGGTGACTATGAAAAA GTTGCACTGCCTGCTTCAGTGTTTCTTAATACCTCTGAATCCTTCGAAGTTGAAAG GACATTTAAAGCTAGTAGCCCACGGGGACAACCGCAAAATGGATTGTACTGTATTAGGAACTCATCTACTAAGCCTGGAAAG gtATTGGTTGTATGGGACGAATCTGCAGAAAAAGTGAGAAACTACAGAATCTTTGAAAAG GATTGCAAGTTTTACCTGGATTCAGACATCATGTTTTTGAGCATGGGAAGTTTGGTTGAATACTATAGCACTCATGTCTTACCTGGTCACGACAGCCTGCTTCTTCGGTGTCCTTATGGTTACTCTAAACCAAGGTGA
- the SH3BP2 gene encoding SH3 domain-binding protein 2 isoform X4, with the protein MASEEQVWPVPMKAIGAQNLLTMPGGVTKSGYLHKKGGTQLQILKWPLRFVIIHEGCIYYFKSSTSASPQGAFSLNGYNRVMRAAEETTSSNVFPFKLVHISKKHRTWFFSASSEDERKNWMLSLRREIDHYHEKKETITEFSDSGSDADSFYGSVERPIDIKYSHHSADNEDYDQEEEDESYLQPDTSDIVKDDMVLPPAYPPPPVPHVRKAAYSESKANSFSGKSTVSVPPPPPKRSLPDIKLEDVLNVRESQLQCRAEPNLKIQSSSWRLSEQLPPVPPVPLFKKPMCVKEPCLLPPEPLPLAQVLATPEGCEKLKTLNLSPRTPPPLPSSKPKLSQFTEKPVEPKVPREPGKPGLFVPPVLPKLPVPSHQPPGIKPRPEKSSCPQLQRSPPDGQSFRSFSFEKPALPSKPNQPDDDDSDGDYEKVALPASVFLNTSESFEVERTFKASSPRGQPQNGLYCIRNSSTKPGKVLVVWDESAEKVRNYRIFEKDCKFYLDSDIMFLSMGSLVEYYSTHVLPGHDSLLLRCPYGYSKPR; encoded by the exons ATGGCCTCAGAGGAGCAGGTCTGGCCAGTCCCAATGAAGGCAATTGGAGCACAAAACCTTTTGACAATGCCTGGAGGAGTGACCAAATCAGGGTATCTTCATAAAAAAGGAGGCACCCAGCTGCAGATCTTGAAGT GGCCATTGAGATTTGTGATTATCCATGAGGGATGTATTTACTATTTTAAGAGCAGCACATCTGCATCTCCACAGGGTGCATTTTCTTTGAATGGTTACAACAG GGTTATGCGGGCAGCTGAGGAGACAACATCCAGCAATGTGTTTCCTTTCAAGTTAGTTCACATTAGCAAGAAGCACAGGACgtggtttttttcagcttcttctgaagatgaaagaaag aATTGGATGCTATCCCTGAGGAGGGAAATTGATCACTACcatgagaagaaagaaacaataacagAATTCAG TGACTCTGGTTCTGATGCAGACAGTTTCTATGGCTCAGTAGAACGTCCCATTGACATCAAGTATTCTCATCATTCAGCAGATAATGAAG ATTATGaccaggaggaagaggatgagtcTTACTTGCAGCCAGATACTTCTGACATAGTGAAAGACG ataTGGTCCTGCCCCCAGCCTACCCGCCTCCACCAGTTCCTCATGTCAGAAAAGCTGCCTACTCAGAATCAAAAGCAAATTCCTTTTCTGGCAAATCTACTGTGTCAGTACCACCACCGCCTCCTAAAAGAAGCTTACCTGATATCAAACTAGAGGATGTCTTAAACGTGAGAGAATCCCAGTTACAGTGCCGAGCTGAACCTAATCTAAAGATTCAGTCCTCAAGCTGGAGACTAAGTGAACAGCTGCCCCCTGTACCCCCTGTACCTCTTTTCAAAAAGCCTATGTGTGTCAAAGAACCTTGCTTATTGCCTCCAGAGCCTCTGCCTCTAGCTCAAGTTCTTGCTACTCCAGAAGGATGCGAGAAGCTAAAAACCTTAAACCTTTCACCACGAACTCCTCCTCCACTACCAAGCAGTAAACCCAAGCTGTCGCAGTTTACTGAAAAACCAGTAGAGCCCAAAGTGCCGAGAGAACCTGGTAAACCTGGACTGTTTGTGCCACCAGTACTCCCAAAGCTACCTGTGCCAAGCCATCAGCCCCCTGGAATCAAGCCTAGACCAGAGAAGTCTTCATGTCCTCAGTTACA GAGATCACCACCAGATGGACAGAGTTTTAGAAGCTTCTCATTTGAAAAACCAGCACTACCCTCCAAGCCAAACCAACCTGATGATGATGATTCTGATGGTGACTATGAAAAA GTTGCACTGCCTGCTTCAGTGTTTCTTAATACCTCTGAATCCTTCGAAGTTGAAAG GACATTTAAAGCTAGTAGCCCACGGGGACAACCGCAAAATGGATTGTACTGTATTAGGAACTCATCTACTAAGCCTGGAAAG gtATTGGTTGTATGGGACGAATCTGCAGAAAAAGTGAGAAACTACAGAATCTTTGAAAAG GATTGCAAGTTTTACCTGGATTCAGACATCATGTTTTTGAGCATGGGAAGTTTGGTTGAATACTATAGCACTCATGTCTTACCTGGTCACGACAGCCTGCTTCTTCGGTGTCCTTATGGTTACTCTAAACCAAGGTGA
- the SH3BP2 gene encoding SH3 domain-binding protein 2 isoform X2, giving the protein MVSSKYENGIYIRTHMRAITERRTPHKYAKVMNEVPKKRKLTMASEEQVWPVPMKAIGAQNLLTMPGGVTKSGYLHKKGGTQLQILKWPLRFVIIHEGCIYYFKSSTSASPQGAFSLNGYNRVMRAAEETTSSNVFPFKLVHISKKHRTWFFSASSEDERKNWMLSLRREIDHYHEKKETITEFSDSGSDADSFYGSVERPIDIKYSHHSADNEDYDQEEEDESYLQPDTSDIVKDDMVLPPAYPPPPVPHVRKAAYSESKANSFSGKSTVSVPPPPPKRSLPDIKLEDVLNVRESQLQCRAEPNLKIQSSSWRLSEQLPPVPPVPLFKKPMCVKEPCLLPPEPLPLAQVLATPEGCEKLKTLNLSPRTPPPLPSSKPKLSQFTEKPVEPKVPREPGKPGLFVPPVLPKLPVPSHQPPGIKPRPEKSSCPQLQRSPPDGQSFRSFSFEKPALPSKPNQPDDDDSDGDYEKVALPASVFLNTSESFEVERTFKASSPRGQPQNGLYCIRNSSTKPGKVLVVWDESAEKVRNYRIFEKDCKFYLDSDIMFLSMGSLVEYYSTHVLPGHDSLLLRCPYGYSKPR; this is encoded by the exons AACGATGGCCTCAGAGGAGCAGGTCTGGCCAGTCCCAATGAAGGCAATTGGAGCACAAAACCTTTTGACAATGCCTGGAGGAGTGACCAAATCAGGGTATCTTCATAAAAAAGGAGGCACCCAGCTGCAGATCTTGAAGT GGCCATTGAGATTTGTGATTATCCATGAGGGATGTATTTACTATTTTAAGAGCAGCACATCTGCATCTCCACAGGGTGCATTTTCTTTGAATGGTTACAACAG GGTTATGCGGGCAGCTGAGGAGACAACATCCAGCAATGTGTTTCCTTTCAAGTTAGTTCACATTAGCAAGAAGCACAGGACgtggtttttttcagcttcttctgaagatgaaagaaag aATTGGATGCTATCCCTGAGGAGGGAAATTGATCACTACcatgagaagaaagaaacaataacagAATTCAG TGACTCTGGTTCTGATGCAGACAGTTTCTATGGCTCAGTAGAACGTCCCATTGACATCAAGTATTCTCATCATTCAGCAGATAATGAAG ATTATGaccaggaggaagaggatgagtcTTACTTGCAGCCAGATACTTCTGACATAGTGAAAGACG ataTGGTCCTGCCCCCAGCCTACCCGCCTCCACCAGTTCCTCATGTCAGAAAAGCTGCCTACTCAGAATCAAAAGCAAATTCCTTTTCTGGCAAATCTACTGTGTCAGTACCACCACCGCCTCCTAAAAGAAGCTTACCTGATATCAAACTAGAGGATGTCTTAAACGTGAGAGAATCCCAGTTACAGTGCCGAGCTGAACCTAATCTAAAGATTCAGTCCTCAAGCTGGAGACTAAGTGAACAGCTGCCCCCTGTACCCCCTGTACCTCTTTTCAAAAAGCCTATGTGTGTCAAAGAACCTTGCTTATTGCCTCCAGAGCCTCTGCCTCTAGCTCAAGTTCTTGCTACTCCAGAAGGATGCGAGAAGCTAAAAACCTTAAACCTTTCACCACGAACTCCTCCTCCACTACCAAGCAGTAAACCCAAGCTGTCGCAGTTTACTGAAAAACCAGTAGAGCCCAAAGTGCCGAGAGAACCTGGTAAACCTGGACTGTTTGTGCCACCAGTACTCCCAAAGCTACCTGTGCCAAGCCATCAGCCCCCTGGAATCAAGCCTAGACCAGAGAAGTCTTCATGTCCTCAGTTACA GAGATCACCACCAGATGGACAGAGTTTTAGAAGCTTCTCATTTGAAAAACCAGCACTACCCTCCAAGCCAAACCAACCTGATGATGATGATTCTGATGGTGACTATGAAAAA GTTGCACTGCCTGCTTCAGTGTTTCTTAATACCTCTGAATCCTTCGAAGTTGAAAG GACATTTAAAGCTAGTAGCCCACGGGGACAACCGCAAAATGGATTGTACTGTATTAGGAACTCATCTACTAAGCCTGGAAAG gtATTGGTTGTATGGGACGAATCTGCAGAAAAAGTGAGAAACTACAGAATCTTTGAAAAG GATTGCAAGTTTTACCTGGATTCAGACATCATGTTTTTGAGCATGGGAAGTTTGGTTGAATACTATAGCACTCATGTCTTACCTGGTCACGACAGCCTGCTTCTTCGGTGTCCTTATGGTTACTCTAAACCAAGGTGA
- the SH3BP2 gene encoding SH3 domain-binding protein 2 isoform X1 translates to MNEVPKKRKLTMASEEQVWPVPMKAIGAQNLLTMPGGVTKSGYLHKKGGTQLQILKWPLRFVIIHEGCIYYFKSSTSASPQGAFSLNGYNRVMRAAEETTSSNVFPFKLVHISKKHRTWFFSASSEDERKNWMLSLRREIDHYHEKKETITEFSDSGSDADSFYGSVERPIDIKYSHHSADNEDYDQEEEDESYLQPDTSDIVKDDMVLPPAYPPPPVPHVRKAAYSESKANSFSGKSTVSVPPPPPKRSLPDIKLEDVLNVRESQLQCRAEPNLKIQSSSWRLSEQLPPVPPVPLFKKPMCVKEPCLLPPEPLPLAQVLATPEGCEKLKTLNLSPRTPPPLPSSKPKLSQFTEKPVEPKVPREPGKPGLFVPPVLPKLPVPSHQPPGIKPRPEKSSCPQLQSPPDGQSFRSFSFEKPALPSKPNQPDDDDSDGDYEKVALPASVFLNTSESFEVERTFKASSPRGQPQNGLYCIRNSSTKPGKVLVVWDESAEKVRNYRIFEKDCKFYLDSDIMFLSMGSLVEYYSTHVLPGHDSLLLRCPYGYSKPR, encoded by the exons AACGATGGCCTCAGAGGAGCAGGTCTGGCCAGTCCCAATGAAGGCAATTGGAGCACAAAACCTTTTGACAATGCCTGGAGGAGTGACCAAATCAGGGTATCTTCATAAAAAAGGAGGCACCCAGCTGCAGATCTTGAAGT GGCCATTGAGATTTGTGATTATCCATGAGGGATGTATTTACTATTTTAAGAGCAGCACATCTGCATCTCCACAGGGTGCATTTTCTTTGAATGGTTACAACAG GGTTATGCGGGCAGCTGAGGAGACAACATCCAGCAATGTGTTTCCTTTCAAGTTAGTTCACATTAGCAAGAAGCACAGGACgtggtttttttcagcttcttctgaagatgaaagaaag aATTGGATGCTATCCCTGAGGAGGGAAATTGATCACTACcatgagaagaaagaaacaataacagAATTCAG TGACTCTGGTTCTGATGCAGACAGTTTCTATGGCTCAGTAGAACGTCCCATTGACATCAAGTATTCTCATCATTCAGCAGATAATGAAG ATTATGaccaggaggaagaggatgagtcTTACTTGCAGCCAGATACTTCTGACATAGTGAAAGACG ataTGGTCCTGCCCCCAGCCTACCCGCCTCCACCAGTTCCTCATGTCAGAAAAGCTGCCTACTCAGAATCAAAAGCAAATTCCTTTTCTGGCAAATCTACTGTGTCAGTACCACCACCGCCTCCTAAAAGAAGCTTACCTGATATCAAACTAGAGGATGTCTTAAACGTGAGAGAATCCCAGTTACAGTGCCGAGCTGAACCTAATCTAAAGATTCAGTCCTCAAGCTGGAGACTAAGTGAACAGCTGCCCCCTGTACCCCCTGTACCTCTTTTCAAAAAGCCTATGTGTGTCAAAGAACCTTGCTTATTGCCTCCAGAGCCTCTGCCTCTAGCTCAAGTTCTTGCTACTCCAGAAGGATGCGAGAAGCTAAAAACCTTAAACCTTTCACCACGAACTCCTCCTCCACTACCAAGCAGTAAACCCAAGCTGTCGCAGTTTACTGAAAAACCAGTAGAGCCCAAAGTGCCGAGAGAACCTGGTAAACCTGGACTGTTTGTGCCACCAGTACTCCCAAAGCTACCTGTGCCAAGCCATCAGCCCCCTGGAATCAAGCCTAGACCAGAGAAGTCTTCATGTCCTCAGTTACA ATCACCACCAGATGGACAGAGTTTTAGAAGCTTCTCATTTGAAAAACCAGCACTACCCTCCAAGCCAAACCAACCTGATGATGATGATTCTGATGGTGACTATGAAAAA GTTGCACTGCCTGCTTCAGTGTTTCTTAATACCTCTGAATCCTTCGAAGTTGAAAG GACATTTAAAGCTAGTAGCCCACGGGGACAACCGCAAAATGGATTGTACTGTATTAGGAACTCATCTACTAAGCCTGGAAAG gtATTGGTTGTATGGGACGAATCTGCAGAAAAAGTGAGAAACTACAGAATCTTTGAAAAG GATTGCAAGTTTTACCTGGATTCAGACATCATGTTTTTGAGCATGGGAAGTTTGGTTGAATACTATAGCACTCATGTCTTACCTGGTCACGACAGCCTGCTTCTTCGGTGTCCTTATGGTTACTCTAAACCAAGGTGA